Proteins from a single region of Candidatus Scalindua japonica:
- a CDS encoding cold-shock protein, with product MATGTVKWFNDSKGYGFITPEEGDDVFVHHTAIQAEGFKSLSEGDKVEFDIEQDEKGSKASNVVKL from the coding sequence ATGGCGACCGGAACAGTAAAGTGGTTTAACGATTCTAAGGGTTATGGTTTTATTACGCCAGAGGAAGGCGATGACGTCTTTGTACACCATACCGCAATCCAGGCTGAGGGCTTTAAGAGCCTTTCAGAAGGAGACAAAGTAGAGTTCGACATTGAACAAGACGAAAAGGGTAGTAAGGCATCAAACGTTGTCAAATTATAA
- a CDS encoding ATP-binding protein — translation MKFIRVYIDGYGKFHNLDFSFAPGFNLIFGPNEAGKTTMMSFLRTVFFGFPGKKNASDRYEPLAGGTHGGRLELETTDKKRFSVSIKPGRTLAGEINILNGDGTELSGESARKSLQAALHGVSESIYKNVFAFSLTELQQLDSLENEEINAHIYSAGTGIGDVTLPDILKSVNAQKNKIYKHGGAAQIVPRITKELERVRAEISDIKKDLERYKTTISKIEKLRKEQTNLSNIIDNKRREKEKASRLKTGRDNVKELKEIEKQTATLPFVVEKFPLDGAERLEKLEDKLTERREELQQQNNEIKKLSTQADSIHIDNKILESESMISSLVEDYSAEAENIKRKDRIISNTNSLKTEVENAITDIGTDWNEDRVTAIDVGNETLQNIRVLSEGISNSQMSVEKSANNLVQEKKNRDESTREFETFSRQLERVRPATQFKFILIFGIPIALGLGAFCWITFKPISGIMAAVLGITAIAALYYVYYKSAAVTLEESKEQLSNIMESKKQSIEKAEIALSGAKDEYQQTVAKWQDWLRNRGFSIELDRNGIFALIESVRRIKELIRKKEEAENELQQVNKRAHKYLDRINTILKQCNLKTASPDNITQSVHLLNNTLKEQKRLKEKKGQLEEHTEGLKVREKTTRDIITEIEKKIENLILEGCAGNVGEFRKHSNIVHKREKLRERKNILEIQLARLIGSTPEVEKFKKEVASESDPVITDQSIDRLQKEITQQELEFSDIMQEMGAKTNQISELEKNERLGELRLEEENLKARLREALSEWSVNALCHTLLKRAMTIYERERQPFVLKHAGRYLNKITRRRYIRIIRKADGNNLVVETPEGLQKNVSALSRGTAEQLYLSMRLAFIKEYAGRVGTLPLIVDDILVNFDPQRAKTTIRLLNEVSKENQIVMFTCHPNTVELCRKEINDFKRPVIMDT, via the coding sequence ATGAAATTCATAAGAGTATACATTGACGGATACGGAAAGTTTCATAACCTGGACTTTTCTTTTGCACCGGGATTTAACCTCATATTTGGTCCCAATGAGGCAGGAAAGACAACGATGATGTCATTTCTAAGGACAGTGTTCTTTGGGTTTCCTGGAAAGAAGAATGCCTCTGACCGCTACGAACCTCTGGCAGGCGGAACCCATGGAGGAAGACTGGAACTGGAGACAACAGATAAAAAGAGGTTCTCTGTATCTATAAAACCCGGCAGGACACTTGCCGGTGAAATAAATATCCTCAATGGAGACGGTACTGAATTGTCAGGTGAAAGCGCAAGGAAGAGTTTACAAGCAGCTCTGCATGGTGTCAGCGAGAGTATATACAAGAATGTATTTGCCTTCAGCCTGACGGAACTGCAGCAATTAGATTCATTAGAAAATGAAGAGATAAACGCGCATATTTATTCAGCAGGCACAGGAATCGGAGATGTTACCCTGCCGGATATACTAAAGAGTGTTAATGCACAGAAAAACAAGATATACAAGCATGGCGGAGCCGCTCAAATAGTACCCAGAATTACAAAAGAACTTGAAAGAGTCCGGGCTGAAATATCAGATATTAAAAAAGATCTGGAAAGATATAAAACGACAATCTCGAAAATTGAGAAACTGAGAAAAGAACAGACAAATCTATCCAATATTATTGATAACAAAAGAAGAGAAAAAGAGAAAGCGTCAAGACTGAAGACTGGCAGAGACAATGTCAAGGAACTCAAAGAGATAGAAAAACAGACTGCCACTTTACCGTTTGTAGTCGAAAAATTCCCTCTGGATGGAGCCGAAAGGCTGGAGAAGCTGGAAGACAAATTAACAGAAAGAAGAGAAGAACTACAGCAACAGAACAATGAGATTAAAAAGCTCAGTACTCAGGCAGATTCAATACATATAGACAATAAAATTTTAGAGTCTGAATCCATGATTAGCTCTCTGGTCGAAGATTACTCAGCCGAAGCAGAAAACATAAAAAGAAAAGATCGAATCATATCAAACACAAACTCACTTAAAACGGAAGTAGAAAACGCAATCACTGACATAGGCACAGATTGGAATGAAGATAGGGTGACAGCAATAGATGTAGGTAACGAAACTCTTCAGAACATAAGGGTTTTGTCTGAAGGAATTTCAAATAGCCAAATGAGTGTTGAGAAATCGGCAAACAACCTTGTCCAGGAGAAAAAAAACAGAGACGAATCCACTAGAGAATTTGAAACATTCTCTCGTCAACTGGAGAGGGTCAGACCGGCAACACAATTCAAGTTTATACTGATCTTTGGAATTCCAATAGCATTAGGACTGGGAGCATTCTGCTGGATAACCTTTAAACCAATTTCCGGGATCATGGCTGCGGTTTTGGGAATCACAGCCATTGCCGCCCTCTATTATGTTTACTATAAATCAGCAGCAGTCACACTAGAAGAATCAAAAGAGCAACTGTCGAATATTATGGAGTCGAAGAAACAATCTATCGAGAAAGCAGAGATAGCTCTTTCTGGAGCAAAGGATGAATATCAGCAAACAGTTGCTAAATGGCAGGATTGGCTTAGAAACCGTGGATTTAGCATCGAACTGGACAGGAACGGAATCTTCGCGCTTATTGAATCTGTCAGGAGGATCAAGGAACTGATAAGAAAAAAAGAAGAGGCGGAAAACGAGCTGCAACAGGTCAACAAGAGGGCCCACAAATACCTTGACCGTATCAATACAATCTTAAAACAGTGTAACCTGAAAACCGCATCGCCCGACAACATTACTCAATCAGTCCACTTATTAAACAATACATTAAAAGAACAGAAGAGACTTAAGGAAAAGAAGGGGCAGCTTGAAGAACACACAGAGGGACTTAAAGTCCGGGAAAAGACAACCCGTGATATCATTACTGAAATAGAAAAGAAGATTGAAAATCTGATACTCGAAGGCTGCGCTGGAAATGTAGGAGAATTCAGGAAACACTCAAATATTGTGCACAAAAGAGAGAAATTACGGGAGCGAAAGAACATCCTTGAAATACAACTCGCAAGATTGATTGGCAGCACACCTGAAGTTGAAAAATTTAAGAAAGAAGTTGCCTCTGAATCTGATCCTGTAATAACTGACCAATCTATAGACAGACTGCAGAAAGAGATAACCCAACAGGAACTGGAATTTTCTGACATCATGCAGGAGATGGGAGCAAAGACAAATCAAATTTCTGAACTGGAAAAAAATGAAAGACTGGGAGAGCTGAGGCTGGAAGAAGAGAACCTCAAGGCAAGGCTAAGGGAAGCCCTTTCAGAATGGTCTGTAAATGCACTGTGTCATACATTATTAAAAAGGGCAATGACTATTTATGAAAGAGAACGGCAGCCATTTGTCCTTAAGCACGCGGGACGCTATCTAAATAAGATTACGAGGAGACGATATATTCGCATAATCAGGAAAGCTGACGGCAACAACCTGGTAGTCGAAACACCGGAAGGTCTGCAAAAAAACGTATCTGCACTCAGCAGAGGAACGGCGGAACAGCTTTACCTTTCAATGAGATTGGCCTTTATAAAGGAGTACGCCGGTAGAGTGGGGACTCTGCCTCTGATAGTTGATGATATCCTTGTAAACTTCGACCCTCAGAGGGCAAAAACAACTATCCGGTTATTGAACGAGGTATCAAAAGAGAACCAGATCGTAATGTTCACCTGCCACCCCAACACTGTAGAACTGTGCAGGAAAGAGATAAATGATTTTAAAAGACCTGTTATTATGGATACATAG
- a CDS encoding metallophosphoesterase family protein, with protein MKIKLIHCADLHLDSPFQGLTTKEPSLADRFKHSTNEAFVKIIDLCLAEKVDFLTIGGDTFDGADRSLSAQILLRDQFERLYKADIPVIIVAGNHDPMPDWLTEIKYPNNVHLLGGDKVESIPIEKNGKVITRIYGTSYKVSEVTENLSLKLQAKEKDTVSIGLLHANVGSRKGHAPYAPCSLNDLKENNMDIWLLGHIHTTEVLCKDPLILYPGNIQGRHINEDGPRGCYIIKIDSNRKISYEFKPVHNILWKQEEMNIKDIMTTVELTELLLDKCEEELSKLNNDEKGIVVRWRLTGPSPLYHELTMTDKIEETKEILVARFFNQAPFIFPESIRLKIRPERQKKDYINQENFIGDFLRLAGKVENDDQMKNELLKILNQPLSNRTIRKYLEEIDENELLTILEDSVNLGIDLLSGDKSS; from the coding sequence ATGAAAATTAAACTCATACACTGTGCCGACCTGCACCTGGACAGCCCTTTTCAGGGACTGACCACAAAAGAACCCTCTCTGGCAGACAGGTTCAAACATTCCACTAATGAAGCGTTCGTTAAAATTATAGACCTGTGCCTGGCAGAGAAAGTTGATTTCCTTACTATTGGCGGTGATACTTTTGACGGAGCGGACAGGAGTCTGAGCGCGCAAATCCTTCTGAGAGATCAGTTTGAGAGACTGTATAAAGCTGACATTCCCGTTATCATCGTAGCAGGTAATCACGACCCCATGCCAGACTGGTTGACAGAAATAAAATACCCGAACAACGTACACCTCCTTGGTGGCGATAAAGTTGAAAGTATCCCAATCGAAAAGAATGGTAAGGTGATTACTAGAATATATGGGACCAGTTACAAGGTAAGTGAAGTGACAGAAAACCTCTCACTGAAACTTCAAGCCAAGGAAAAAGATACTGTTTCTATTGGTCTGCTCCATGCAAACGTTGGTTCAAGAAAAGGCCATGCCCCTTATGCTCCCTGTTCATTAAATGATCTGAAGGAAAACAACATGGACATATGGTTACTCGGCCACATCCACACAACTGAGGTCCTTTGCAAAGACCCTCTTATACTCTATCCCGGAAATATTCAGGGCAGACACATAAACGAAGATGGACCAAGAGGTTGTTATATTATAAAGATAGATTCAAACCGTAAAATATCATATGAATTCAAACCTGTTCACAATATTCTGTGGAAACAGGAAGAGATGAATATAAAGGATATTATGACAACAGTTGAGTTGACAGAGCTATTGTTGGACAAATGTGAGGAAGAACTTTCAAAACTTAATAATGATGAAAAAGGGATTGTTGTGAGATGGAGACTTACCGGGCCATCACCACTTTATCACGAATTAACCATGACAGATAAGATAGAAGAGACAAAAGAGATACTGGTTGCACGTTTTTTTAACCAGGCCCCCTTTATCTTTCCAGAATCAATACGATTAAAAATCAGGCCTGAGAGGCAAAAGAAGGATTATATTAATCAGGAAAATTTTATTGGTGATTTCCTGAGACTTGCCGGGAAAGTAGAAAATGATGATCAAATGAAGAACGAGTTACTTAAGATACTTAATCAGCCATTATCAAACAGGACTATAAGAAAATATCTTGAAGAGATTGATGAAAATGAGCTGTTAACTATCCTGGAAGATTCGGTAAATCTGGGCATTGATCTGTTATCGGGAGATAAGTCGAGCTAA
- a CDS encoding transposase, whose product MNKDIKEFFLNSTHITHRKYEAMRALCVEKIKAKDVAKRFGYSPFSINAMKRDFVNAIKNNQIDSRHFFVTKNPGRNPDADKAQLKVKIIRLRKQNYSILDIKSALQAEGNRVSHDYIDRVLSAEGFARLPKRTQIERKLQFSKIIKAPRSHSIDWNIDKGQLFHSERGIGILPFLPLLARLCVDQWIEFAEYPGTSELSSVQNVLSFIALKLAGHNRYSQDDLWAMDRGFGLFSGLNVLPKDGTLSSYSYRTDRHMNRRFLKAMFEQLKKLRLLSSQVNMDFTAIPHWGDASVLENNWSGKYGKRLKSVLSVLCQDPDTGIFCYSNAEIRHRNEAECVLEFVDFWKDGGRKPSCLIFDSKFTTYENLEKLDKDKIKFITLRRRSKKLLAELHKIPDEEWSSTKVEGPSRKHMRLKIHESEILLNKTTRYFRQIAVSGNGHEKEAFILTNDRKRTASQIIRQYGKRWNVEKGISEQIEFFHLNKLSSSIVVKVDFDLTMTIAAHNFYRVIAMDLAGFENETSGSLSSKFFDNGGQFKIENDSIIVEMKKKRHLQILMEAIKKYKNPLAGKKKN is encoded by the coding sequence ATGAATAAGGACATAAAGGAGTTCTTTTTAAATTCTACTCATATAACTCACAGGAAATACGAAGCAATGAGAGCTTTGTGTGTTGAAAAGATCAAGGCAAAGGATGTTGCAAAAAGATTCGGCTATTCGCCTTTTAGTATCAATGCGATGAAACGGGATTTTGTAAATGCTATAAAAAATAACCAAATTGATTCCAGGCATTTCTTTGTAACAAAAAATCCCGGACGAAATCCGGATGCAGATAAAGCACAATTGAAGGTTAAAATAATTCGATTGCGTAAACAAAATTATTCCATACTTGATATAAAAAGTGCTCTTCAGGCAGAAGGAAACAGAGTTTCCCATGATTATATTGATCGCGTACTCTCAGCAGAAGGATTTGCTCGTTTACCCAAGCGGACACAAATTGAGAGAAAACTCCAATTCTCCAAAATAATTAAAGCTCCGCGAAGCCATTCTATTGACTGGAACATTGATAAAGGTCAGTTATTTCATTCTGAAAGAGGAATAGGTATTCTTCCCTTTCTTCCGCTTTTAGCACGACTATGTGTTGATCAGTGGATTGAGTTTGCGGAGTATCCTGGAACTTCTGAACTCTCCAGTGTTCAAAACGTGTTGTCTTTTATTGCCCTGAAGCTTGCTGGTCATAATCGTTATAGCCAAGACGACCTGTGGGCTATGGACAGAGGATTTGGGCTTTTCAGCGGTCTTAATGTGTTACCTAAAGATGGAACATTATCCAGCTATTCGTATCGAACGGATCGTCACATGAACCGAAGATTTTTAAAAGCTATGTTTGAACAACTAAAAAAATTGAGGCTGTTAAGCAGTCAAGTGAACATGGACTTTACTGCTATTCCTCATTGGGGTGACGCCAGTGTTCTGGAAAATAATTGGTCAGGAAAATATGGCAAAAGACTAAAGAGCGTTTTATCCGTACTTTGCCAAGATCCGGATACCGGCATCTTTTGTTACTCTAATGCGGAGATAAGGCATCGTAATGAAGCAGAGTGCGTGTTGGAGTTTGTTGATTTTTGGAAAGACGGAGGCAGGAAACCGTCTTGTTTGATTTTTGATTCTAAATTTACAACCTACGAAAATTTAGAAAAACTTGATAAGGATAAGATAAAATTTATTACCCTTCGCAGAAGAAGCAAAAAGCTTTTGGCAGAATTACATAAAATACCGGATGAGGAGTGGAGTAGTACCAAAGTCGAAGGTCCAAGCCGTAAGCATATGAGATTAAAGATTCATGAATCAGAAATACTGCTCAACAAAACAACAAGATATTTCAGGCAAATTGCCGTGTCAGGCAATGGTCATGAAAAAGAGGCATTTATCTTAACCAATGATAGAAAGCGTACTGCCTCACAAATAATCAGACAATATGGAAAACGTTGGAATGTAGAAAAAGGAATTTCAGAGCAAATAGAGTTTTTTCACCTTAACAAACTCTCATCGTCCATAGTGGTAAAGGTGGATTTTGATTTAACGATGACTATAGCGGCACATAATTTCTACCGCGTAATTGCTATGGATCTTGCTGGGTTTGAGAATGAAACATCAGGAAGTTTAAGCAGTAAGTTTTTTGACAATGGAGGTCAATTCAAAATTGAGAACGATTCCATAATAGTGGAGATGAAAAAGAAAAGGCATCTTCAAATTTTAATGGAAGCTATCAAGAAATATAAAAATCCCTTGGCTGGAAAAAAGAAAAATTAA